ATAAGCCTCCCAACGGCTTACATTTCCTGATTTGGCCCAAGGAGCAGCAGCAGGCGGATTTGCCTGTTTTGAGATAAATATAAAATGATCATTCTGAGCGGCCGGCGGGCAGGCCAGGTATAATTTCTCGCTGTTCCAATACGCAAAGAGCTGATTGTCCTGATTTTCGCCGATTTTCGCAGCTTTCTCATCTAACAAACCATCCATCTTGAAAGCCCCATCTTCGCCTCCCCCTGTTGTTCCGCCTGTATCAACGTACGTATGAAGAATTGGTGATCTCTCAACGAGGCCTTTATTGTCCTCTGCCTCAATGTAGTAATCAACGAGTACGCCTCCTTCCGCCACAATCTCAGGCTCTAAAACGTGAATGTAGTACTGGTCGGCAATTACAAGAGGCATCTCGAAAAAATCAATCTCCGGATCATTAAAAAAGTTCTCAGGGGGGAAAGTACGTTTTGTCATAGTGCGGCTCCGCCATGCTCCAACCTCGCTGCCCCCTTGAAATGTTTCGTTCTGATTTGAAGAGAGCGGATTCTTTCCGTCCCTATCAAGCCTGTAATTAAACGTTACTTCCTTCATTCCAGAAACATCGCTGACGAATGTCCAAATCCAGAAATCCCTTGAATGCTGAACTTCCTGATAGTCCCAAAGCGGGCCGAAACCTTTTCCGCCTGGATTATGCGGAAGCTGCTGAGGAATCCAGATTGTTGGAGGAGTTTGATCCTGAGACCTGTCCTGAATAGCAAGCTCAGCTTTTTCAACTGCATTGTTGCAAGCGATAGTTGGTTTAACCTCCATATCAAGAGCAGAGCCGTAATACATATATCCGCTCGTAAGCGCGGGCAGGAAAAAATGCCATGCCAGCTCAGAGTTTGTTGCAGAAGCATCTGGAGATTGTATCTGCTCGATCCTTGCGCTGCCTTCAATCTGCTCAGCAGTTTCAACATAATTTTGGGCTGCTGTTATAACTGCCCAGTTTCGCTCGTCTTCAGCCCAGCCGCCGGAGATGTCGAATTTCCCCGCCTGATTAACCAGCGGCCAATTCCAGTTTATAAAATCAGGAGAGCCGAAATCTCCATCGGCGTTTACCCAGGAACCATCTTCCACATGAACCACATCATCTTCATCCACCGGATTTTCGGCTAAATACTGCTCTACAACGCTCGGCTTATAGCCAGAATTTGAAGCTGCCTGAGAAAACTGGGGAACGCTCTGCATATAATACGAAAAACCGCCGCCGAAGGCATTATCTCCATCGTGTGCTAGCACTACAAGAATAGGTTCTTCCGTGCTTGATGCCCACGAGATCTGGTCTATATCTTCCGTGCCGTAATGCTGATATCCGTCTGTCCAGCTCATTGCCTGAGCTACAGGCACAACAGTTATCTTATATTCCTGACCTGTTTCTGGATCAACGTATTTCGCCTTATGGGGCTGATATGAAAAAGGATATGCGTTTGTAGGTGTGCAGCCTCTGTCTATACTTTTGCTGAACCAGTTAGACTGAGGCGGATTCTGAATATCTGCCTTGTTCGGGGGCGTGCAGTTTTCTCCGCCGCTGCCTAAGGTAAGCGGAAAATTCTCGCAAGCCCTTGAGATATGATTATTAGCCACAAACACCCATTCTATACCTTCCTGAACCAATACGGGAATCATTCTCTCGCTGAAAGAAAGCTCAGCGGGGAAAAACCCCTTTGAGACTCCGCTGCCCCAAACTTCAGGATAAAGCTCTTTGTATATTTGAATCTCTTTTTTCAGGGCTTGGGGGTCTATAAGCGGGCCGAGGGCGTGGTGATAGGTAAATAAAACAATATCCAGCTTTCTTTTCCCGCCGGAAGTGAGCCAGTTTCTGGCTTCTCTGTTGCTGTTTTCCCAGCCCGAATAATAGCCGAGTGAGCCGTCTTCTGCAAAACTCATCACGTTTTCAACAAGGCAGCCTGAATATGAAATTTGGGCGCCTGCATCAGGAAACCCCATACTCTCTATTGCGTCTTTTATTCGATACTGATAAACTGCCACTCTGTCGTCTTTCCCAAAAATGCTTCTCAGATTATTTTCCGGGTGGGGCGATGAGCTTGTCATACTCTCATAGCCTTTCTGGTAAGTGCTGCTGTTGTAGCTGCTCAGCTCAGGCCAGTATATCGGCTGCTGGAGATGCCAGTGGTATGTGGTGTAAACCTGCGATAAAAGCTCTCCGCCTGCTGAAAAGATAATAAAAAGCGAAGTAAATATCAGTGAGCTAATCTGCCTTTCTAAATGCATTATAAGACACTCTTTGAATTTTGATTGGTATAATTGAATTACTATTCAAGCCAGCTGTTTACGAAGATCTGCAAGTCTTCTATGTCCACAGAGCCGCTCATATTGAAATCAGCTCCTCCGCACGAATTCCACAAATCACAGCTGCCTCCCCATTGCTCAGAAAACATCTCAAAATCGAGATTATTAACGATAGTATCGCCGTTCATATTGGGCTGGCTGCCCTGCGAAAGCACTACCAATGAGTAAGGGCCTATCCCTACGTCTGCGTGGAAGGGCAGGCCGTCTTTGGAACCGAAATAGGCGTAGGTGTCGTTTGAGTTCCAGTTGCCGAATTCAGGGTCGTAGCCTTGCCAGTCGCTGTTAAAACGAACCCTCCATCGCCCCTCTCTGGGCATACCGATTCCATAGTTGGTGTAACCAGTGCCGCTGAAATTTGCGAGTATTATCACATCATCCCCAGCTCCTCCGTTCCACCATCGGTGATAAGCTATTACTTTCGCTGAATTGTTTACATGAAAAACATTTACATTGCTTGCTTTGAGTCCGAGGGTGTTTCGGCCAAGGTTTCTTCGCAAAGAGATAAGATGCTCATAAAGCATATTTATTCCGGAAAACGTGTTTTTTCTCGTCCAGTCCAGAGGGGTATTATCGTGCCAAGCTCCAGTTTCAAGAAATTCCTGCCCCATAAACAGCATAGGAATTCCAGGGCTTGTAAATACGATTCCAGCTGCAAGGGTTGAGCGTTTTTTAGCCCAGTAGCTTTCGGGGTTATCCCAGTGTATGGCAGAAGGCAGTCTGCTTTTACCGCTGGATGCCCCAGCTTCGTCGTGGCTCTCAGAATAAATCACCCTTTGCGTATCAGAGCCGTTGTAGAGGTTTGTAATCGCATCTCTAACATCGTACATATTTCTGTTCGGATCATCAGACTGAGTTACAGCGCCTTTGATTTTGTGGTGAAAGCCGGCATCCCACTGCGAATCAAATCCTGCTCCGCCGGCACCAGTCGATTTTGTTATCCACTCGTTATCCCGCATATCTTCAGCGATCGAGATCTTCTCAGGGTGCGCAGAATCAATCTCATCATTTATCCACTGCATCAAAGACCAGCCTTCGGGAATCTCAGGCTGCATAATCCCTCTTTCACGTATATAAGCAGTTCCGTCCATTCTAAGACCGTCCATATTGTACTCATTGAGCCAGTACATCACGTTATCTCGGATGAATGAACGAACCTCACCAACACTGTAGTTCAATCGGGTATCCCCCCAAGGTGTGTATCGGTTGTCATTTTCGTAGAAGTATATCCCTCCTGTATCTTCGTAAGCACTGTATCCATCAAACTTCCATATAGATTCATCAAGATCGCTCGGTCCCAAATGGTTGTAAACCAAATCAATCAAAACAGCAATCCCCCTCTTATGGCACTGGTCTATGAAAAATTTTAACTGCTCCGGTGTTCCATAAGCGCTTTCAGGGGCAAAAAGATTCACCGGATTATAGCCAAGCGAATAACTGCCTGGGAATTCGCATACCGGCATCAGCTGCACCGCATTTACTCCCAGCGAAACGAGGTGGTCGAGTTTCATAGCAGCAGAGTAGCAGGTTCCGGGTTCACCCCCTGGTGCGTCGTAGAATGTTCCCAGATGCATTTCGTAGATAATCATATCATTCCAGGCAGGCGGAGTGAATTCATCCCAGTCGTACTGATTATCGGTAATAATTGAATTTCCAACAGAGCTCACTACATCAAATGCCCGTGGATCGCTTTTCCAGAGATCGCCGTCTATCACATACCTGTATTCATCGGCCTCATCGGCTCCATTAACATCAGCAGACCACCAACCCCCTGACTCACTGTAGAGCGGAGTTGCTGAGGAGTTCCAATAGTTGAAGTCTCCTGCAACATTAACGGTGTCGGCGTTAGGTGCCCAAACACGAAATGTCGTTCCTCCCGGGTACAATATTGCACCAACCCCAGACCTTGACGAAGGCTCAGCGATAACCGCCGCTGAGATCAGCAGTACAATCAGGAAAAATTTGCTGATTGGTTTCAAGCCTGAATAGTATGAAATTTTTAGCATAAAGATTTATCCTAAATAGTATTTAATTGCGCGGCATCTTCTTAACTTCCCTTATAGTTGAAAAAAAACTTGTATTTTGTAAGCTAATTTTGTTTTTATTGAACAAAAATATTTCCCTCTAATATATTATTCACGCTGATATTTAAATTAGAAAAGTTTTTATTTAATTTATTTTTACTTTTAACGTATTATTTATTCTTTTAAATTTGAAATTATTGTTATAATGATTTAAATTATGTTTATCAGCAGATATAAGCTATTGTTGTGTTGACCTTTTATGAAGTATAGCTAAAATCTGCATATTGTTTTGAGAGCTACTAAAAACAGGTGAAAGCGGTTTGAATTGCATGACAGCCCAATACGTCGATGAAACAAAATTCCGCGGACTGGTGCGTCAGAGGAGCAGAATACTTTACAGTTATACGAGCTTTCTGGCAAATCATGAAGACCCGTACAGGGTGCTTACCAGGCCCCTTGCAGGAATTATACTTTCCCAGTCTATTCAGCTGGAAGAGCTTGTAGATTTCTACGGGGCTCAAAATAACCGCCGTTGGGCGAGGTTCAGGTCTTTCGTTGCCACTCTCAAGAGATTCAGCGACGTCCTATATGAACTAATACACATCAAATACAGCATTCCAGAATACCGAATTGAGGAAGAATCTCAGCAGTTTGAACAGAACACAGATGATGCGATATCATACATCAAGAATATTGTACACAATGCAGCCAATCAATTTGTAGAACACTGTATAAGACTTGAAATCGATTCGAAACCAATTGAAATACTTGAAGATGAGATTGATGAGCATATTCTGGAGGGCAAACTTAAATACGACCATGAAAGACGACACGTTGTAGAGGTTGGAAAGATTGTAACATTTCTCGGAACTTCCTTTTTGAATATGATAGCTGACACTTCTCTCAAAGCCATTGTGGAGGGGGATAAGCCCTTTGACAATGAATCATATTCAATATCTCCGATAAGCGAAGAAAAGCTCCGGATGCTTGAGCACAATTTCCACAATATGCAGTGTAATTATGACACTTATGTCTCAAAAACGGACACTGAAAGCCATGATGAATCACTGCCCGTACTCAGGGGTCATGTAAGTGTTGTCTTCCATCTGCTGACTATAGCAGTTTCACTTTCCCACTATTACGAACGTCATCTCAGCGAATACAGAGATCCTACACAGGAATTCAAAGGACAGCTTGTTGACCCTTCCGGACTGTTGGAAAAGCTCTCAGACTACTGCATACATTACATTCGCAACTATGTAAACAGCGCTAAGAATCTCTGCCAGAATATGATCAAGAAATATTCCGAGCAGGGCGAAATAACAGTACCTGTGCCCAGATACAGGGGCTTTCACGTAAGACCGTCAACACTGATTGCCCTTATAGCCAATCATTACGGCAGTGATCTCAAGATGGATATGCTTGGCGAGGAGTATGATGCCAGATCTCCGCTCGAGCTTTTCAGGGCAAATGAGGCTATCAATTCGGAAAAAAGGAAGGGGCTCAACAGGGAGGTTCTAAATCTGGACATAAACCGGAAGGTTGATTCTAATACAGATATGAGGATCATCGTAAATGATCTGGTTATGACTCTGGCAGATCAGGGGAAAATGATGATCTATGATCATCCTCTTGAAATATCGCCGGATATAAATGAAAGAAAAGAGGCCACATTGATCGACACTATCAGAGATGAAGTAGCCAGGCTTCTTGCTGTTGGAAAAGTTGATATCGTTACAGACCTTCAGGCTCATTTCAGGGGCGATAAACGTGTCTTGGAAGACATCAAGCTCCTTGCACATTACGGCTACGGCGAAGATAACCACGGCAACAACATTCCTCTTCCGCCGAGCCTGGAGTATCTAAGAAAATGAATTCACCACGAATTGAGCTCTCAGCCCCCGATATTACAGAAAAGGAAATACAGGCAGTTACAGAAGTCCTGAGAAGCGGAAAACTGTCTTTAGGCCCAAGGCTTGCCGAGTTTGAAGAAGCAGTCAAATCCCTTACCGGAGCGAAATATGCAGTTGCTGTAAACAGCGGAACAAGCGGGCTTTTCCTTTGCCTGAAAGCTATGGGCATAGCCCCTGGAGACGAGGTAATAACTACTCCGTTTACTTTTATAGCCTCTGTAAATGTGATTCTGCAAGTGGGAGCGAAGCCTGTGTTTGTTGATATACACCCCGATTATCTGAATATGAACCCTGATTTGATTGAAGAGCAGATTACATCAAACACAAAAGCTATTGAGGCAGTTCACGCCTTCGGAAACCCGTGGGGTATTGATGAGGTTCAGCGTATTGCACGAAGCAGAGACCTGCTTTTGATAGAAGACAGCTGCGAGGCGATTGGAACTGTTTACAAAAATATTCCGGCAGGTATGTTCGGCGATGCAGGTTTTTTTGCCTTCTACCCCAACAAACAGATTACTACAGGGGAGGGGGGCATTATCATTACAAATAATGAGCTGCTTGCAGATATATGCCGTTCCCTGCGTAATCAGGGGCGAAGCCCTAACGCAGGTTGGCTCAGCCACGAAAGAGTTGGCTACAATTTCAGGCTTTCTGATATAAACTGCGCTCTGGGAACTGCCCAGCTCTCGAGGTTTGAAGAGATAAAGCAGAAAAGAGCACAGGCTGCAGGAAAATATATTGAAAAACTGAATTCGGACAAAAGGCTTATAATGCCTGAACTGCCTGAGGATTGCAATTTCAGCTGGTTTGTCTTTGTTGTAAGACTTACTGAAGATTACAGCCTGAAACAAAGAAATGAGCTTCTGGATATGCTGAGGTCTGAGGGTGTTTGTGCGAGCAATTATTTTCCGCCCGTACATCTCCAGCCGTTTATTAAAGCTCCTCTCGGCATTAAGGAAGGCTGTTTTCCTGTTACAGAAAGCGTTAGCAGCCGTACAGTAGCGCTGCCTTTTTACAGCAGTTTAAGAGATGAGCAAATTGATTTTGTATGTGAAAAATTGAGCTTGTGTTTAGACAGGCTTTACTTATAAACTTGTTGCGTACTGGTTGTACTTGACTCGAAGGCGCTGCTTTTTCGGCAGCGTCTTCACTTAATTTGTAAACCTTGCGAACGCTATTAAAATGAAACTCAACATCAAAAACCAGCTTAAAGGAAGAGACCTGCCCATGATTATGGGCATACTCAACGTAACTCCGGATTCTTTCAGCGACGGAGGCGATTTTTCTGATTTTCAAAGCGCAGCAAGGCGAGCAGATGAGCTTGTATCTGAGGGAGCTGATATAATCGACATTGGCGCTGAATCTACCCGGCCCGGAGCTGAGCCGGTGAGCCCTGAGCTTCAGATTGAGCGGTTTTACGAAGTAATAAAGGCTGTTAAGGCTAAACACAAGATATGGATAAGCATAGACACTCAGAGCAGCGAGGCAGCTTCAGCAGCTATAGAGGCCGGTGCTGATATTATTAACGATATTTCCAGCGGTTCGGACCCGCAAATGTTCAAATTTGCGGCTAAAAAATCTGTCGGCATCGTGCTAATGCATATGCTGGGCACTCCTCAGACAATGCAGAAAGCCCCTGAATATAAAAACGTTGCAAGTGATGTTATGGCATACCTCCAACAGAAAAAGAAAGCCGCTGTTCAAGCAGGTGTATTGGAAGATAATATCATACTGGACCCTGGCATCGGCTTCGGCAAAACTCTCAAACACAATTTAGAGCTGACAGGAAATCTGAAAATTTTCACTCAGCTGGGAAGTCCAGTATTGTACGGGGCGAGCAGGAAGAGCTTCATCGGAAAGATTACAGGAAGAAAAGAAGCAAAGAACCGAGAGGGCGGCACTATCGCCTCTACAATCTACGCAATGCAGCAGGGCGTTTCTATAATCAGGGTTCACAGGCCAAGGATAAATCTAGATGCGATGCGGCTTTACAGAAGCATTTTAACTGGAGCTTAACCCTGCATAAGCCTTGGCTGGCCTGTAGCAGACAAAACATCCCTCCATAAAGGTCCGTCGGGATCTATGTAGTTCCTCTTAGAAGTAGCCAAGGGGATTGGAATATGAACATAAGTATTGTAAATCATACTTATAAGAAATTCCGTCCTGCCGGCCATTGCACCATGTACTGCATTCGCGCCAAGCCTTGAACAGTAAATCGTGTCGTTGGGGTTTGGAGGAGCGCTTCTGATTATATAGCTTGGATCTATGTATTTAAGATTAATATCCCAGTTTTTGTTTGAGAAATGCTCTTCAATACTTTCTTTAAGAAACAGCCCAATATCTGCAAGCCTTTTATTGCCTGATTCATCTTCATCTTTTTCTGCTTTAAGCAGTTCCTGCCCAGCCCCTTCAGCTGCAACAATTACGGCATGGTCTTTGTACTTCATTCTTTCTTCAAGCGTTTTAAGGAAGCCGTTTTCTCCATTTAGCTTAAAGGGTACTTCCGGAACAAAAACAAAATTTACGTCCTGACTTGCAAGGGCGGTGTGAGCAGCTATAAAGCCCGATTCTCTTCCCATTAGTTTTACCAGCCCCACCCCCATACAGGCATCTTTCGCTTCTATATGGGCAGCTGCAACAGCATCAATAGCCTTCGAAACAGCTGTCTCAAAGCCGAATGACCGCTCTATGAAGCTCAAATCATTGTCGATAGTTTTGGGTATCCCTACAACTGATATATTCAGATTTCTTTTTTCTGCTTCTCTCGAAATATCAAGTGATCCCCTTTGAGTGCCGTCGCCGCCGATAACGAAGAGCATATTAATATTCATTCGCTCAACAGCATCAACGATTTCATCCACCCGGTCCCCGTGGCCCCTTGAAGAACCCAGTATTGTGCCGCCCTTAGTGTGTATGTCGTTAACAGTTTCAGGTGTAATATTAACAGTAGGCAGCCTGAATTCGGGCAAAAAGCCGCGATATCCGTACTGTATCCCTGTAAGCCTTTTAACGCCGTAGCTGTAGAACAGGGTGTGAGTTATTGAGCGTATAACGGCATTCAGCCCGGGGCAAAGTCCGCCGCAGGTAACAACAGCAGCGTTTACTTTTGCAGGGTCAAAATAGATTTTCTGCCTTGGCCCGGCCTTTTCAACCAGCTGATGCATTTTTATATCTAAATTGATGTCTCCTCGAGGAAGCTGGATATTGTAGATAATGCCCCGTTCATCGCTTGCGTAATTCGCAACATAATCGCCTTGCGTTGTTGAAAAGCTCAGAGGGGAATTAACTGTACATCTGCCGAGTTTTTTTATAGTAAAATCATAATTGGTGCCGGGCATTTTCTCTCCAAATCCGGACTAACTGTTAAGTGATGCGTCTTTAGCAATCACAGCTTCGGTTTGGCGAGTTCTGAACTGTTTAAGTTTTTTATCTACTTCTTCATCAAAAAGGCTGATTATCTGTGCTGCAAAAATAGCGGCATTTTTTGCGCCGGCTTTGCCAATTGCCATTGATGCCACAGGCACCCCTGGAGGCATTTGTACAGTGCTGAGAAGGGCGTCCAGTCCGTTAGGCCCTTCTGAGGCCTGCATTGGAACGCCAATTACCGGAAGCTCTGTCCTCCCCGCAACAGAACCTGCAAGATGAGCCGCCATACCTGCCGCAGCAATTATAACTTTATAGCCTTTTTCCTTTGCCTTATCGGCAAAATCAGCAGCTTCAAGAGGGGTTCTGTGTGCAGAAATAACCCTCACAGTTGGCTCTATGCCGAAATCCTTGAGAGTGTCAATGCATCTCTGCATAGTAGAAAGATCGCTGTCTGAACCCATAATAACCGCCACTTTACTGACTTTTTCTTCCATTGCGGTCTTACCCTTCCCATTAAAAAGTACTTTAATTTTTGTAAAACGTCTTTTTGATTGTATAATGATTTTAGGAATAAATTTTAAATTTTCAAGAAGGAGAGAGAATGGTTGACAGAGAGATGATATGTGCCGGAAGCTTTTACCCTTCCCTAAAGAGCGACTGTCAGAGAGTTATAAACTCTCTGCTTGAGCAGGACACTCAAGCTCAGACATTGGAAAATTTCGAGCCTAAGGCAGCGGTAGTACCCCACGCAGGATGGGAGTTTTGCGGAGATGTAACAGCAGCGGTTTTCAATGCCCTTAAACAGAGCAAAATAAGTATTGATGTTTTTCTGCTTTTTGGGGCGGTTCATCTAAGGGGGGTGCTCAAGCCGGCAGTTTTTGACGGAGCGGCTTGGCAAACGCCAATAGGGATAGTTGATGTAAATCAGCAGCTTGCTGATTTGCTTGTTAAAAGCAGTTCTGTATTTGAAAAGGACAGCCGCTGCCATAAAGGCGAACACAGCCTTGAGGTAGTCTGCCCGTTCATTAAGCACCTTTACCCTGATGCAGAAATATGCCCTGTTCTTGTACCGCCTTCAGAAGACGCAGTTCAGGCAGGTAAGGATGCTGCTGAGGCGGTAAAAAAAATAGAGGATAAAAATGTTTTCTGCATCGCCTCCTCTGATCTCACTCATTACGGCAGGAGATTTGATTTCTCTCCGGCAGGCGAAGGAGAGGCCGGCTGCAAATGGGCGAAAGAAGTAAACGATAAGGCCTTCATTGAAGCAGCCGTGTCTATGAACGCAAAATCTGTATTATCTAAAGGTATATACGAGAGGAGCTCCTGCGGGCCTGGAGCTGTGGCCGCTGCAGTGGAGTATGCAAGGCAGGTGGGCAGCAAAGAAGGAAAACTTCTGAAACATACTCACAGCTTCGAGGTAATCAGCTCTAACTACCTTTGCAGCAGTGATTCTACTGTTGGGTATGCGGGCATCATCTTCTAACCGGCATAAATTATATGCATATTTATAGAGATTGTTCCCATCTTTATTTTTGCTTTTGGTGAGAATATTTTTATCATAGTCAAACAATTTCAGAAACATTTTTAGATGGGAATAATTATGATTTATCCGATAAAATTTGAACCAATATTAGTTGAAAAAGTCTGGGGCGGTAATTCGATATGCAGAAAATTCCTGAATAACCCTTCGGACAATAGGAAAATCGGGGAAAGCTGGCTTCTCTCGGATATACCCGGGGCAAGAAGCAGAATCGTCAATGGAGAGCTTAAAGGCCTAAGAATAAATGAAATAGTAGAAAAATACCCTTCAGAGCTTTTTGGAGGGAAATTTGCACTCGGTTCATTCCCATTGATGATTAAGATTATTGATGCTGGAGACAGGCTAAGCCTTCAGGTTCATCCAGACCAAAAGACCTGCGAAGAAACCGGCAAAGGAAACCCGAAAACTGAATGCTGGTATATACTTGAAGCCAAGCCTGATTCATTTATTTATAAAGGTCTGAAAGAAGGTGTAACCCCAGATCAGCTCAGGCAAGGAATTGAAAACAGCGATTGCGAGAGACTATTACAGAAAGTTCACGTAAAGCCTGGGGAATGCCATTTTATTCCGTCGGGCACGTTTCATGCCATTGGCAGCGGGATTCTCATAGCTGAGATTCAGCAGCCTTCGGATACTACATACAGAGTTTACGACTGGGGGAGAATGGGTCAGGACGGAAGCCCCCGTCAGCTGCATATTAAAGAGGCTCTGGACTGCATAAAAAATATGCCCGATCCAGCCAATGAACCCACAACAGAAGGAAGGCTTGTTGATGCAGATGAATTCAATGTTGATAAGAAGTCCTTGGCCGCTGGAGAGGGGTTAAAGTGGGACAAAGGTGATTTGGCGGCAGTATTTGCCGCTGAGGGCGAAGGCTCAATCAAAGGCAATTTTCAAGGGGAAGTGAAGTACGGCCCGGGTGAGTGCATAATCCTCCCGTATTGCTTTGAGGGCGAAATCAAAGCGGCTGAAAAAACTGATATGCTCATTTCAAGGGTTTGAAAGATAAAAGGATATTTATGAACGTACCTATGCTAGACCTGAAAAAGCAGTTTGCAGGAATAAAGGATGAAGTGATGCCTGCCATAGAAAAGGTCTGCCAGGAGCAGGCCTGCTGCCTCGGCCCGGCTGTTAAGCAGTTCGAGAAGAACGCTGCACAATTTTGCAACGCTGATTTTGCCGTCGCAGTTTCCAGCGGAACCGACGCGATTCTTGTCTCTCTTATGGCAGCCGGCATTGGCAGGGGGGATGAAGTTATCCTGCCCTCATTTACCTTCGCTGCAACCACTGGAACCGTTGCAAGGCTTGGGGCTGTGCCGATTTTTGCAGATATTAACAAAAGAACTTTCAATATAGATCCCGTTAAGATTGATGAAAAAGTTACCTCTAAGACAAAAGCGATTATTCCCGTTCATCTTTTCGGACAGATGGCTGATATGATGCCGATAATGGACATAGCCTCAAGGCACGGTTTAACGGTTATAGAGGACGCAGCTCAGAGCAT
This window of the Sedimentisphaera salicampi genome carries:
- a CDS encoding alpha-amylase family glycosyl hydrolase, coding for MLKISYYSGLKPISKFFLIVLLISAAVIAEPSSRSGVGAILYPGGTTFRVWAPNADTVNVAGDFNYWNSSATPLYSESGGWWSADVNGADEADEYRYVIDGDLWKSDPRAFDVVSSVGNSIITDNQYDWDEFTPPAWNDMIIYEMHLGTFYDAPGGEPGTCYSAAMKLDHLVSLGVNAVQLMPVCEFPGSYSLGYNPVNLFAPESAYGTPEQLKFFIDQCHKRGIAVLIDLVYNHLGPSDLDESIWKFDGYSAYEDTGGIYFYENDNRYTPWGDTRLNYSVGEVRSFIRDNVMYWLNEYNMDGLRMDGTAYIRERGIMQPEIPEGWSLMQWINDEIDSAHPEKISIAEDMRDNEWITKSTGAGGAGFDSQWDAGFHHKIKGAVTQSDDPNRNMYDVRDAITNLYNGSDTQRVIYSESHDEAGASSGKSRLPSAIHWDNPESYWAKKRSTLAAGIVFTSPGIPMLFMGQEFLETGAWHDNTPLDWTRKNTFSGINMLYEHLISLRRNLGRNTLGLKASNVNVFHVNNSAKVIAYHRWWNGGAGDDVIILANFSGTGYTNYGIGMPREGRWRVRFNSDWQGYDPEFGNWNSNDTYAYFGSKDGLPFHADVGIGPYSLVVLSQGSQPNMNGDTIVNNLDFEMFSEQWGGSCDLWNSCGGADFNMSGSVDIEDLQIFVNSWLE
- a CDS encoding HPr family phosphocarrier protein — protein: MNCMTAQYVDETKFRGLVRQRSRILYSYTSFLANHEDPYRVLTRPLAGIILSQSIQLEELVDFYGAQNNRRWARFRSFVATLKRFSDVLYELIHIKYSIPEYRIEEESQQFEQNTDDAISYIKNIVHNAANQFVEHCIRLEIDSKPIEILEDEIDEHILEGKLKYDHERRHVVEVGKIVTFLGTSFLNMIADTSLKAIVEGDKPFDNESYSISPISEEKLRMLEHNFHNMQCNYDTYVSKTDTESHDESLPVLRGHVSVVFHLLTIAVSLSHYYERHLSEYRDPTQEFKGQLVDPSGLLEKLSDYCIHYIRNYVNSAKNLCQNMIKKYSEQGEITVPVPRYRGFHVRPSTLIALIANHYGSDLKMDMLGEEYDARSPLELFRANEAINSEKRKGLNREVLNLDINRKVDSNTDMRIIVNDLVMTLADQGKMMIYDHPLEISPDINERKEATLIDTIRDEVARLLAVGKVDIVTDLQAHFRGDKRVLEDIKLLAHYGYGEDNHGNNIPLPPSLEYLRK
- a CDS encoding DegT/DnrJ/EryC1/StrS family aminotransferase produces the protein MNSPRIELSAPDITEKEIQAVTEVLRSGKLSLGPRLAEFEEAVKSLTGAKYAVAVNSGTSGLFLCLKAMGIAPGDEVITTPFTFIASVNVILQVGAKPVFVDIHPDYLNMNPDLIEEQITSNTKAIEAVHAFGNPWGIDEVQRIARSRDLLLIEDSCEAIGTVYKNIPAGMFGDAGFFAFYPNKQITTGEGGIIITNNELLADICRSLRNQGRSPNAGWLSHERVGYNFRLSDINCALGTAQLSRFEEIKQKRAQAAGKYIEKLNSDKRLIMPELPEDCNFSWFVFVVRLTEDYSLKQRNELLDMLRSEGVCASNYFPPVHLQPFIKAPLGIKEGCFPVTESVSSRTVALPFYSSLRDEQIDFVCEKLSLCLDRLYL
- the folP gene encoding dihydropteroate synthase, with translation MKLNIKNQLKGRDLPMIMGILNVTPDSFSDGGDFSDFQSAARRADELVSEGADIIDIGAESTRPGAEPVSPELQIERFYEVIKAVKAKHKIWISIDTQSSEAASAAIEAGADIINDISSGSDPQMFKFAAKKSVGIVLMHMLGTPQTMQKAPEYKNVASDVMAYLQQKKKAAVQAGVLEDNIILDPGIGFGKTLKHNLELTGNLKIFTQLGSPVLYGASRKSFIGKITGRKEAKNREGGTIASTIYAMQQGVSIIRVHRPRINLDAMRLYRSILTGA
- a CDS encoding ATP-dependent 6-phosphofructokinase — encoded protein: MPGTNYDFTIKKLGRCTVNSPLSFSTTQGDYVANYASDERGIIYNIQLPRGDINLDIKMHQLVEKAGPRQKIYFDPAKVNAAVVTCGGLCPGLNAVIRSITHTLFYSYGVKRLTGIQYGYRGFLPEFRLPTVNITPETVNDIHTKGGTILGSSRGHGDRVDEIVDAVERMNINMLFVIGGDGTQRGSLDISREAEKRNLNISVVGIPKTIDNDLSFIERSFGFETAVSKAIDAVAAAHIEAKDACMGVGLVKLMGRESGFIAAHTALASQDVNFVFVPEVPFKLNGENGFLKTLEERMKYKDHAVIVAAEGAGQELLKAEKDEDESGNKRLADIGLFLKESIEEHFSNKNWDINLKYIDPSYIIRSAPPNPNDTIYCSRLGANAVHGAMAGRTEFLISMIYNTYVHIPIPLATSKRNYIDPDGPLWRDVLSATGQPRLMQG
- the purE gene encoding 5-(carboxyamino)imidazole ribonucleotide mutase; the encoded protein is MEEKVSKVAVIMGSDSDLSTMQRCIDTLKDFGIEPTVRVISAHRTPLEAADFADKAKEKGYKVIIAAAGMAAHLAGSVAGRTELPVIGVPMQASEGPNGLDALLSTVQMPPGVPVASMAIGKAGAKNAAIFAAQIISLFDEEVDKKLKQFRTRQTEAVIAKDASLNS
- the amrB gene encoding AmmeMemoRadiSam system protein B gives rise to the protein MVDREMICAGSFYPSLKSDCQRVINSLLEQDTQAQTLENFEPKAAVVPHAGWEFCGDVTAAVFNALKQSKISIDVFLLFGAVHLRGVLKPAVFDGAAWQTPIGIVDVNQQLADLLVKSSSVFEKDSRCHKGEHSLEVVCPFIKHLYPDAEICPVLVPPSEDAVQAGKDAAEAVKKIEDKNVFCIASSDLTHYGRRFDFSPAGEGEAGCKWAKEVNDKAFIEAAVSMNAKSVLSKGIYERSSCGPGAVAAAVEYARQVGSKEGKLLKHTHSFEVISSNYLCSSDSTVGYAGIIF